In one Salvelinus sp. IW2-2015 linkage group LG26, ASM291031v2, whole genome shotgun sequence genomic region, the following are encoded:
- the rcn2 gene encoding reticulocalbin-2 isoform X1, which translates to MKYSVLPIALLVMHCAFGESSHNHEDHYVGHDMDLLLGTEEEDGIKKLSPAEQRNKIMEIMKKIDKNSDKHLTSEEITLWIQHVYKKYALDDAEERFPEFDTNNDGVVSWEEYNMVVHERVINIDENAVLEDPEEESLRFLHLKEKKRFDFADMGGTPGLNLTEFLAFTHPSEVDYMADFAIEDVLSEYDTDKDEFISLSEFIGDVRTNEEVDPSKWEIEETVRFDDLYDQDKDGKLNREEQLRWVAPNSYGSAREEAIHLIKEMDQDGDGRLSEAEVLKNQEMFMNSEVTDYGRQLHVSHDEL; encoded by the exons ATGAAATACTCAGTTTTACCCATTGCATTGCTTGTAATGCACTGTGCCTTTGGAGAGAGCTCCCACAATCATGAAGATCATTATGTGGGTCACGACATGGATCTCCTATTGGGAACTGAG GAAGAAGATGGAATAAAGAAACTTAGTCCAGCTGAGCAAAGGAACAAAATTATGGAAATTATGAAGAAGATTGATAAAAATTCKGACAAACATCTAACCtcag AGGAGATCACACTATGGATTCAACATGTCTACAAGAAATACGCATTGGATGATGCAGAGGAGCGCTTCCCTGAATTTGACACCAACAACGATGGTGTTGTGTCTTGGGAAGAATACAACATGGTTGTCCATGAACGAGTCATTAATATTGATGAGAATGCTGTTCTGGAGGATCCAGAGGAAGAGTCACTCAGATTT CTCCACTTAAAGGAAAAGAAGCGCTTTGATTTTGCTGATATGGGTGGCACACCAGGCCTTAACCTAACTGAGTTTCTTGCATTTACACACCCATCTGAAGTGGATTACATGGCT GATTTTGCGATTGAAGATGTGTTGAGTGAGTATGACACAGATAAAGATGAGTTCATCAGTCTAAGTGAATTTATTGGAGATGTTCGAACTAATG AGGAGGTTGACCCATCAAAGTGGGAGATTGAGGAAACTGTCCGCTTTGACGACCTCTATGATCAAGACAAGGATGGCAAGTTGAATCGAGAGGAGCAGCTCCGCTGGGTGGCCCCTAACAGCTATGGCTCTGCACGGGAGGAG GCTATTCACCTCATCAAAGAAATGGACCAAGATGGTGATGGGAGACTGTCAGAGGCAGAGGTTTTGAAAAATCAagaaatgtttatgaatagtgaAGTAACAGACTATGGAAGACAACTTCATGTGTCACACGACGAATTAtaa
- the rcn2 gene encoding reticulocalbin-2 isoform X3 translates to MKYSVLPIALLVMHCAFGESSHNHEDHYVGHDMDLLLGTEEEDGIKKLSPAEQRNKIMEIMKKIDKNSDKHLTSEEITLWIQHVYKKYALDDAEERFPEFDTNNDGVVSWEEYNMVVHERVINIDENAVLEDPEEESLRFLHLKEKKRFDFADMGGTPGLNLTEFLAFTHPSEVDYMADFAIEDVLKEVDPSKWEIEETVRFDDLYDQDKDGKLNREEQLRWVAPNSYGSAREEAIHLIKEMDQDGDGRLSEAEVLKNQEMFMNSEVTDYGRQLHVSHDEL, encoded by the exons ATGAAATACTCAGTTTTACCCATTGCATTGCTTGTAATGCACTGTGCCTTTGGAGAGAGCTCCCACAATCATGAAGATCATTATGTGGGTCACGACATGGATCTCCTATTGGGAACTGAG GAAGAAGATGGAATAAAGAAACTTAGTCCAGCTGAGCAAAGGAACAAAATTATGGAAATTATGAAGAAGATTGATAAAAATTCKGACAAACATCTAACCtcag AGGAGATCACACTATGGATTCAACATGTCTACAAGAAATACGCATTGGATGATGCAGAGGAGCGCTTCCCTGAATTTGACACCAACAACGATGGTGTTGTGTCTTGGGAAGAATACAACATGGTTGTCCATGAACGAGTCATTAATATTGATGAGAATGCTGTTCTGGAGGATCCAGAGGAAGAGTCACTCAGATTT CTCCACTTAAAGGAAAAGAAGCGCTTTGATTTTGCTGATATGGGTGGCACACCAGGCCTTAACCTAACTGAGTTTCTTGCATTTACACACCCATCTGAAGTGGATTACATGGCT GATTTTGCGATTGAAGATGTGTTGA AGGAGGTTGACCCATCAAAGTGGGAGATTGAGGAAACTGTCCGCTTTGACGACCTCTATGATCAAGACAAGGATGGCAAGTTGAATCGAGAGGAGCAGCTCCGCTGGGTGGCCCCTAACAGCTATGGCTCTGCACGGGAGGAG GCTATTCACCTCATCAAAGAAATGGACCAAGATGGTGATGGGAGACTGTCAGAGGCAGAGGTTTTGAAAAATCAagaaatgtttatgaatagtgaAGTAACAGACTATGGAAGACAACTTCATGTGTCACACGACGAATTAtaa
- the rcn2 gene encoding reticulocalbin-2 isoform X2 codes for MKYSVLPIALLVMHCAFGESSHNHEDHYVGHDMDLLLGTEEEDGIKKLSPAEQRNKIMEIMKKIDKNSDKHLTSEEITLWIQHVYKKYALDDAEERFPEFDTNNDGVVSWEEYNMVVHERVINIDENAVLEDPEEESLRFLHLKEKKRFDFADMGGTPGLNLTEFLAFTHPSEVDYMADFAIEDVLSEYDTDKDEFISLSEFIGDVRTNEEVDPSKWEIEETVRFDDLYDQDKDGKLNREEQLRWVAPNSYGSAREEAIHLIKEMDQDGDGRLSEAEDNDSTYLQAL; via the exons ATGAAATACTCAGTTTTACCCATTGCATTGCTTGTAATGCACTGTGCCTTTGGAGAGAGCTCCCACAATCATGAAGATCATTATGTGGGTCACGACATGGATCTCCTATTGGGAACTGAG GAAGAAGATGGAATAAAGAAACTTAGTCCAGCTGAGCAAAGGAACAAAATTATGGAAATTATGAAGAAGATTGATAAAAATTCKGACAAACATCTAACCtcag AGGAGATCACACTATGGATTCAACATGTCTACAAGAAATACGCATTGGATGATGCAGAGGAGCGCTTCCCTGAATTTGACACCAACAACGATGGTGTTGTGTCTTGGGAAGAATACAACATGGTTGTCCATGAACGAGTCATTAATATTGATGAGAATGCTGTTCTGGAGGATCCAGAGGAAGAGTCACTCAGATTT CTCCACTTAAAGGAAAAGAAGCGCTTTGATTTTGCTGATATGGGTGGCACACCAGGCCTTAACCTAACTGAGTTTCTTGCATTTACACACCCATCTGAAGTGGATTACATGGCT GATTTTGCGATTGAAGATGTGTTGAGTGAGTATGACACAGATAAAGATGAGTTCATCAGTCTAAGTGAATTTATTGGAGATGTTCGAACTAATG AGGAGGTTGACCCATCAAAGTGGGAGATTGAGGAAACTGTCCGCTTTGACGACCTCTATGATCAAGACAAGGATGGCAAGTTGAATCGAGAGGAGCAGCTCCGCTGGGTGGCCCCTAACAGCTATGGCTCTGCACGGGAGGAG GCTATTCACCTCATCAAAGAAATGGACCAAGATGGTGATGGGAGACTGTCAGAGGCAGAG